In a single window of the Candidatus Woesearchaeota archaeon genome:
- a CDS encoding helix-turn-helix domain-containing protein, with translation MKQSLLEKISIYLLKAGYTLKSLTRTCFDIVARKESQILLIKVLEDANSISGEYAREMQRISSYIGGSPAVIAEKAAVKLEDNVVYSRFGIHTLNYNTFCSCIGNRMPFIMRDRAGLKAKIAPDILKEKIEEKGFSLSALAKKLGVSRKMIQRYEEGKADITINKARRMYDALGPSVFEKINIFSVADISQAAEGKTDVTKKYSDLGFEAAETKKAPFDVIAKKEKEIILTEIGDKTSPQLKPLSKLIDADKLVIFKSKKPKEKDIPALTKKEFMEFEKAKELVKFLKEFE, from the coding sequence ATGAAGCAGTCCTTATTGGAAAAAATAAGCATCTATCTTCTTAAAGCAGGCTATACGCTGAAATCCCTGACCAGAACCTGCTTTGACATTGTGGCAAGGAAGGAAAGCCAGATCTTATTGATAAAAGTTCTTGAAGACGCGAATTCAATTTCAGGGGAATACGCAAGGGAAATGCAGAGGATAAGCAGCTATATCGGGGGAAGCCCGGCTGTAATAGCGGAGAAAGCAGCTGTTAAATTAGAGGACAATGTTGTTTATTCAAGATTTGGGATCCATACGCTTAATTACAACACCTTCTGCAGCTGCATCGGCAACAGGATGCCATTCATTATGCGCGACAGGGCGGGATTGAAGGCAAAAATAGCTCCCGATATTCTGAAAGAAAAGATAGAGGAAAAAGGATTTTCACTGTCTGCTCTGGCAAAAAAGCTCGGAGTCAGCAGAAAGATGATACAGAGATATGAGGAAGGAAAGGCAGATATTACAATAAACAAAGCGCGCCGCATGTATGATGCTCTTGGCCCGAGCGTCTTTGAAAAAATAAACATTTTTTCTGTTGCAGATATTTCTCAGGCAGCAGAGGGAAAAACAGATGTAACAAAAAAATACAGCGATCTTGGCTTCGAGGCAGCTGAAACAAAGAAAGCCCCCTTCGATGTCATAGCAAAAAAAGAGAAGGAGATCATCCTTACTGAAATCGGGGATAAAACAAGCCCCCAGTTAAAGCCGCTGTCAAAGCTGATAGATGCTGATAAGCTTGTTATTTTCAAAAGCAAAAAGCCAAAGGAAAAAGACATTCCTGCATTGACAAAAAAGGAATTCATGGAATTTGAGAAGGCTAAGGAATTGGTTAAGTTTCTGAAGGAATTTGAATAA
- a CDS encoding PIG-L family deacetylase: MSGKFIKSEHAYRILTAHPDDEILISGLLQRLISTGSNIDFACLTDGNQKVSGDIRIKELEKSLSMIGYEKPLNSMLEEKKIYDAVLKGDNEGLLGLIEEAAASISQGLEAYDRLLVPDFSGGHFIHDLVHYLAAASVKKNHLAGKCAIYEYPQIYLAGADNLSIEDALVISEHIREGRITEFRFRVIIGELCPKKYNDYPDDKNIGMADGRIELTEEELSRKGKQKEAHESQKEHLDRYKKDYDDAHKRSEIIRWVPPDTDYTKKPMPGPCLYEVCSWRKKEDQQRIVNFEDFRRVVELTENQFIAF, from the coding sequence ATGTCAGGCAAATTTATCAAATCAGAACATGCGTATAGGATATTGACTGCCCATCCGGATGATGAAATACTGATCTCAGGATTACTGCAAAGGCTAATCAGCACAGGCTCAAATATTGATTTTGCCTGTTTAACAGACGGCAACCAAAAGGTTTCCGGAGATATAAGGATCAAAGAGCTTGAAAAAAGCCTTTCAATGATAGGCTACGAGAAACCATTAAACAGCATGTTGGAGGAAAAAAAGATTTATGACGCTGTTCTTAAAGGCGATAATGAGGGGCTATTGGGCCTGATTGAGGAAGCAGCAGCAAGTATAAGCCAAGGATTGGAAGCATACGATCGTCTGCTGGTTCCTGATTTCAGCGGAGGCCATTTTATCCATGATCTTGTCCACTATCTTGCAGCAGCATCTGTTAAAAAAAACCATCTGGCAGGAAAGTGCGCAATCTATGAGTACCCTCAAATCTATCTTGCTGGCGCTGACAACCTTTCTATAGAAGATGCGCTCGTCATAAGCGAGCATATCCGTGAAGGAAGAATAACTGAATTTCGGTTTAGAGTAATTATTGGAGAATTATGCCCAAAAAAATACAACGATTATCCTGATGACAAAAATATAGGCATGGCTGATGGAAGAATAGAACTGACAGAAGAGGAGCTCTCCAGGAAGGGAAAGCAAAAAGAAGCGCATGAAAGCCAAAAAGAGCATCTAGATCGTTATAAAAAAGATTACGATGACGCGCATAAGCGCTCAGAGATTATCAGATGGGTTCCTCCAGACACAGATTACACTAAAAAACCGATGCCAGGCCCCTGTCTTTATGAGGTATGCTCTTGGCGTAAAAAAGAAGACCAGCAAAGGATAGTGAACTTTGAAGATTTCAGAAGGGTTGTCGAGCTTACTGAAAATCAGTTTATTGCATTTTAA
- a CDS encoding cytidylate kinase family protein, translating into MIITISGKPGSGKSTAGKLIAKKLKLKHYSVGDLRREIAKKHGLTIDELNKVGENEEWTDKEADDYQKELGLAEDNFIIDGWVSFYFIPNSIKIFLDVDLHEAARRIFKDQRPSEEHKNTVDEVFKMIKHRLEETTRRYEKHYGIKDFTDKKYYNLIINTTSLTIDQVADKILDFVKNKTKKPTHL; encoded by the coding sequence ATGATCATCACAATCTCAGGCAAGCCCGGATCCGGGAAAAGCACTGCTGGGAAGCTGATTGCAAAGAAATTAAAGTTAAAACATTATTCTGTCGGGGATCTCAGAAGAGAAATAGCCAAAAAACACGGCTTAACTATAGATGAGCTGAATAAGGTCGGTGAAAATGAGGAATGGACAGACAAAGAAGCTGATGATTACCAAAAGGAACTTGGCCTGGCAGAAGACAACTTCATCATAGATGGCTGGGTTTCATTTTATTTTATACCTAATTCCATCAAGATCTTTCTGGATGTTGACCTTCACGAGGCAGCGAGAAGAATATTCAAAGACCAAAGGCCAAGCGAGGAGCATAAAAATACAGTTGATGAAGTTTTTAAGATGATTAAGCACAGGCTGGAAGAAACAACCAGAAGATATGAAAAACATTATGGCATAAAGGATTTCACAGATAAAAAATACTATAACCTAATAATCAATACAACAAGCCTGACAATTGATCAGGTTGCCGATAAAATACTTGATTTTGTCAAAAATAAAACCAAAAAACCAACACATTTATAA
- a CDS encoding FKBP-type peptidyl-prolyl cis-trans isomerase: MKISKKDFIEIEYTGKLKDDNIVFDTTDKKVAEENKIYDEKISYGPVTICVGESQIVAGLDKALEGKETEKNYVINLAPNEAFGEKNAKLMKLVPLSMFRKQGMQPFVGLQVNIDNVIGTIRTITGGRVIVDFNHPLSGRDLAYNVKVNRLVTDKKEQLASLLKMLGIKEPKIELNEGKAIIELEQELPNEAKEELAKKLKETVEIKEIEFVKLQKEKVNKQVIK, encoded by the coding sequence ATGAAAATAAGCAAAAAAGACTTCATTGAAATTGAATACACAGGGAAGCTGAAAGACGACAACATAGTTTTTGACACAACTGACAAAAAGGTTGCAGAAGAAAACAAGATCTATGACGAAAAAATAAGCTATGGCCCTGTCACAATCTGCGTTGGCGAAAGCCAGATAGTTGCCGGGCTGGATAAGGCCCTGGAAGGCAAGGAAACAGAAAAGAATTATGTGATTAACCTGGCGCCAAATGAGGCATTCGGAGAGAAGAATGCAAAGCTCATGAAGCTTGTGCCGTTAAGCATGTTCAGGAAGCAGGGAATGCAGCCGTTTGTGGGATTGCAGGTGAATATTGACAATGTTATCGGGACAATAAGGACAATCACCGGCGGCAGGGTAATTGTCGATTTCAATCATCCGTTATCAGGAAGGGATTTGGCATACAATGTGAAGGTAAACAGGCTGGTTACAGACAAGAAAGAGCAGCTCGCTTCATTATTGAAAATGCTGGGCATTAAAGAGCCGAAAATAGAGTTAAATGAAGGCAAAGCAATAATAGAGCTTGAGCAGGAACTGCCAAATGAGGCAAAAGAAGAGCTTGCTAAAAAATTAAAGGAAACTGTTGAAATAAAAGAGATAGAATTCGTAAAACTGCAAAAAGAAAAAGTTAATAAACAAGTAATAAAATAG